The Flavobacterium psychrotrophum region AAGTTCGGACTTAAAAGCCAGATGGATAGGTGCTCTATTTCTATTCCATCGAATATAGCTGAAGGTTCAAGCCGTACGAATAAATCTTTTAAGCATTTTATAGACATCGCATTAGGTTCATCTTTTGAGCTTCAAACTCAATTGTTACTTGCCTGTCACAGACAATATTTTTCAAATGAAGTAACACAAAACATTGAAAATAAAATAGAAGAATTTC contains the following coding sequences:
- a CDS encoding four helix bundle protein, whose translation is MSEFKRHNFKKMKIWQLGMDIAKTILNLTDTFPAHEKFGLKSQMDRCSISIPSNIAEGSSRTNKSFKHFIDIALGSSFELQTQLLLACHRQYFSNEVTQNIENKIEEFQRMTMAFQNTLDTE